The following DNA comes from Candidatus Hydrogenedens sp..
TTTATGGAGTGAAGATACTAAAAACATAGGAATTGCGGATATGTCATCTTCTCGTTTAACTATTACCAGTTCAGCATTTAAGATGGGTTCTACTATTCCCAAAAAATATACGGGAGATGGTGTTGATGTTTCTCCACCGTTAAGTTGGGATGGTGTCCCAGAAGGAACGAAGTCATTGGCACTAATTTCAGACGACCCGGATGCCCCTGTAGGAACATGGGTTCATTGGGTTATTTTTAACATTCCTTCTTCGGAAAAGGGTCTCCCCGAGGGAGTTCCCAAACAAAATACACTCTCTAACGGTGCTAAACAGGGTATGAACGATTTCCGAAAGATTGGATATAACGGTCCTGCTCCTCCTCCAGGTAAGCCTCATAGGTATTATTTTAAATTATATGCTCTGGATATAGTATTGGATTTGTCTGCAGGTATAAAGAAGTCAGAATTGTTAAAAGCAATGGAAGGGCATATACTTTCCACATCCGAGTATATGGGGACTTACCAAAGGTAGTTTATCGAAAAAATAATGGTTATATACATTATCCAGAAAGTAGGATTTTTTTAAAATAATTAAAGTAAAGAAAGGGAAAAGAAATGCTTCCGTTAGAAGTAGAACACAAATTGGAACACCGTCTTGAAGTTATTAATAAATGGCGTTATGGAAAAATAGGTGATGTTGATTTAGAAATGGCGGTAACAAAGGAGCATTTTAGAACTCCTCCGGAACATCTTGAATATAACCCTGCCCCTATTGGTTCTAAATGGGGTAGTCATTGGGAAACTGTTTGGTTTCGTGGGCAAATAGAAATACCTAAACAATATAAAGGTTATCGGATATATTACAGGCATGATAGTGTCGCAGAAAAATTACTGTTTGTGAATGGCAAGCCTTATGCTGGAATGGATATAAAACATCCAGCAGTATTACTAAATCCTTATTCCAAAGGTGGGGAACAATATAATATTTATGTAGAGGCATATTGTGGACACCCATTTCCCGGCGTAGAAGGTTATGATATTAGAGTAAGGACTTTACATTCGGTGGGAGAGGCACCTGAAAGTGAGCCACCTCTTGAATTAGAATCAAGTGAATTATTGTATGAAAGAGTTCATATAACGCAGTTATATTTCGATGCTCTTGCTTTACTCCAAACATCTAAAATCCTGGATAAAAACTCTCTAAGACGAGCCAGGATATTAAAAGGGTTAAATGAAGCATTAGACTGTATTCCGATGCATTGGGTGACAGAGGAAGAGTTAGAAACTGCGGTAAAGATTGCTCAAAAAGTAATAAACTCTTTAATGAAATGTCATAATGGTACTACAACACCTTTTATAGGTATTGTTGGACACGCTCATATTGATATTGGATGGCTCTGGCCTGTTAAAGAGACAATTCGGAAAGCCGCTCGCACCTTTTCAAGTATGTTATTACTGATGGAGACCTATCCCGAATTCCGTTTCATACAGTCACAACCTGTTTTGTATCGGATGATAGAAGAAAATTATCCAGAACTTTTAGGAAAAATAGTAAAAAGGGTAAAAGAGGGACGATGGGAACCTAATGGCGGAATGTGGGTTGAAGCGGATTGCAATATTTCAGGGGGAGAGTCCCTGGTGCGACAATTTTTGGAAGGAATAAAAGCAGTAAAAAAATATTTTGGATATGTTCCAGATACATTATGGTTACCCGATGTTTTTGGTTATTCTTCTGCTTTACCTCAAATCTTAAATAAATGCAATATAAAGAACTTTGTTACGAGCAAAATAAACTGGAATGATACAAATCGCTTTCCCTACGATACTTTTTGGTGGCAGGGAATAGATGGCTCTCGTATTTTTACACATTTTTTAACAACCCGAACCAATGGCTACAATGCTTTTCCCAATCCTATTGTTATTAAAGAAACATGGAATTATGTTCAACACAAAGAAATCCAGAACGCCGTTTTATGTTCGATAGGATATGGTGATGGAGGAGGTGGGACTACTTTAGAAATGATTGAAATAGCCAGACGGTTGAAAGATTTGGAGGGATGTCCCAAAGTTGATTTTGTAAATGTTTCCGAATTTTTATCTAAACTTCGAGAAGATATTAAAGATGAAATTCCTTGTTGGGTAGGGGAACTCTATCTTGAACTTCATCGAGGCACATATACAACACAGGCAAAAACAAAGAAATACATGCGAAAATTAGAATTGCTACTGCGGAGTGTTGAGATTTGGGCTTCTTTGGCATTTATTTATGGGAACGAATATCCATCGCAAAAATTAGAAACTTTATGGAGAAAATTGTTGACAAATCAATTTCACGATATACTGCCCGGTAGTTCAATCCATGAAGTTTATCAAGATGCGGAGAAAGAGTTTGAGGAGATAGAAAAGGAATTAAAAGATATTCAAGAAAAAACTATAGAATTTTTAGGAACAAAAATTCATTCTGACCCGAATAATAACGGATATTTAATCTGTAATTCTTTGCCATGGGAAAGAAATGACACCGTTTTTATACCCAATAAGGAATATAGTGCTGCTATTGATGTGAATGGCAACAATCTGGAAACCCAACAAACTCAGCAAGGACTGTATGTTTCTGTATCATTACCACCGATGAGTATTATCCCCATTGCATTAAGAAAAATAGAAACTATCAATCCAAGTCCCTTTGTCAATATCAATGACACATTAGAAACACCTTTTTATAAAGTAAAGTTTGATAAATCTGGTAGAATTATTAGCCTATGGGACAAAGAAGCACATCGAGAGGTTGTAAAAGAAGGATATTCCTTAAATTCTCTTTATACAGCGGAAGATATTCCTGTTTGCTGGGATGCATGGGATATTAATTCGGATTACAGAGATAAAATACAATATGAAGAAAATCTCGTTTCATCAAAAGTAATTGAAGATGGGTCTATTATGCATGTAATTCGTAGGGAATATAAGATAGGGAAGAGGTCAAATCTTGTTCAGGATATTGTCTTCTATTCGAAAAATCGACGGATAGATTTCAAAACAGAAGTAGATTGGCATGAGAAGCATACATTATTAAAAACGGGGTTCTATTTTAATATTCTGGCGGAGGAATTTAAAAATGAAATACAGTTCGGTCATATAGTTCGACCTTTACACCAAAATACCTCATGGGATAGAGCAAAATTTGAAGTTTGTGCCCATAAATGGGTAGATGTTTCGGAAGCAGATTATGGTGTTGCTTTGATTAATGATTGTAAATATGGACACGATGCATATAAAGGCCGTATATCACTAACACTCCTTCGTTCTCCTATGGCTCCCGATATGGAAGCAGACCAGGGAAAACATATATTTACCTACGCTATTTTACCTCATAGGGGAGATTTTAATGTTAAATCTGTTGTCCGTTCCGCTTATGAATTAAATGTGCCTATAGATGTTTATGCTCACCATAAAAAAGAGGAAACAACACAAGAAAGCATATCTTTATGTTGGATTGATAATACCAATGTTATTATTGAGACTGTAAAGAAATGCGAATTAGATGAATCTATCATAATCCGTCTTTATGAAGCAGGAAAAACAAGAGGTTTTGTCAATCTTTCATTCCCATTCCGAATTAAGAAAGCCTACGAGTGTAATCTATTAGAAGAAAATACCGTTTCTTTAGATGTATCAAATAATAATGTTAAAATTTCAATTACTCCATTTGAAATCAAGACGATAAAAGTATATTATCGTAGTTAGAATGGATATATAAGAATGAAAGAGAATAATATTGACCAAAAGGTAATGGCATTTTCTCAGGAATGTATCCGCTGGGTAGTTCGGTTCCTGACTATTATAATGGTTTTTGTTATTGCCTATTCTGCTCTGGATATTGTTAGTGTTGTGTTGTCTAAAATATGGAATGTTCCTAAATTCTTCCTCACGGTAGACGACCTGGTGGATATTTTTGGTGCATTTTTAGGAGTTTTGATAGCCATTGAGATTTATGAAAATATAATAATTTATCTCCGCGAAGATGTAATTCATGTCCGAGTTGT
Coding sequences within:
- a CDS encoding YbhB/YbcL family Raf kinase inhibitor-like protein; amino-acid sequence: MKKQFFLVFTLISLLTLYLWSEDTKNIGIADMSSSRLTITSSAFKMGSTIPKKYTGDGVDVSPPLSWDGVPEGTKSLALISDDPDAPVGTWVHWVIFNIPSSEKGLPEGVPKQNTLSNGAKQGMNDFRKIGYNGPAPPPGKPHRYYFKLYALDIVLDLSAGIKKSELLKAMEGHILSTSEYMGTYQR
- a CDS encoding glycoside hydrolase family 38 C-terminal domain-containing protein — translated: MLPLEVEHKLEHRLEVINKWRYGKIGDVDLEMAVTKEHFRTPPEHLEYNPAPIGSKWGSHWETVWFRGQIEIPKQYKGYRIYYRHDSVAEKLLFVNGKPYAGMDIKHPAVLLNPYSKGGEQYNIYVEAYCGHPFPGVEGYDIRVRTLHSVGEAPESEPPLELESSELLYERVHITQLYFDALALLQTSKILDKNSLRRARILKGLNEALDCIPMHWVTEEELETAVKIAQKVINSLMKCHNGTTTPFIGIVGHAHIDIGWLWPVKETIRKAARTFSSMLLLMETYPEFRFIQSQPVLYRMIEENYPELLGKIVKRVKEGRWEPNGGMWVEADCNISGGESLVRQFLEGIKAVKKYFGYVPDTLWLPDVFGYSSALPQILNKCNIKNFVTSKINWNDTNRFPYDTFWWQGIDGSRIFTHFLTTRTNGYNAFPNPIVIKETWNYVQHKEIQNAVLCSIGYGDGGGGTTLEMIEIARRLKDLEGCPKVDFVNVSEFLSKLREDIKDEIPCWVGELYLELHRGTYTTQAKTKKYMRKLELLLRSVEIWASLAFIYGNEYPSQKLETLWRKLLTNQFHDILPGSSIHEVYQDAEKEFEEIEKELKDIQEKTIEFLGTKIHSDPNNNGYLICNSLPWERNDTVFIPNKEYSAAIDVNGNNLETQQTQQGLYVSVSLPPMSIIPIALRKIETINPSPFVNINDTLETPFYKVKFDKSGRIISLWDKEAHREVVKEGYSLNSLYTAEDIPVCWDAWDINSDYRDKIQYEENLVSSKVIEDGSIMHVIRREYKIGKRSNLVQDIVFYSKNRRIDFKTEVDWHEKHTLLKTGFYFNILAEEFKNEIQFGHIVRPLHQNTSWDRAKFEVCAHKWVDVSEADYGVALINDCKYGHDAYKGRISLTLLRSPMAPDMEADQGKHIFTYAILPHRGDFNVKSVVRSAYELNVPIDVYAHHKKEETTQESISLCWIDNTNVIIETVKKCELDESIIIRLYEAGKTRGFVNLSFPFRIKKAYECNLLEENTVSLDVSNNNVKISITPFEIKTIKVYYRS
- a CDS encoding phosphate-starvation-inducible PsiE family protein, with the protein product MKENNIDQKVMAFSQECIRWVVRFLTIIMVFVIAYSALDIVSVVLSKIWNVPKFFLTVDDLVDIFGAFLGVLIAIEIYENIIIYLREDVIHVRVVVATALIAVSRKVIIMDFNKVEAFNVLALGALVIAVAVAYWFVRSEKKSSKTEEKDL